Below is a genomic region from Laspinema palackyanum D2c.
ACCCAGTAGGCCGAGAGTTCGTGCTTCCCGTGGCGGGACGATTGACATTACTGGGATTCGACCGAACTCGACCCGTTGTCCGCAATGAGTTCTGGCGATTTTTAACCGCTGGGGGTGGAGATTGGTAGCGGTTGCTATATTGCTGGACCGCTTGCTGATATGAGTTGCCATACCCGCCATAACCCGTCATGACTACCCCAGGTTGATACATCGGGGGAACGTAATAGCGGGGGGTAAACAGCGCATTGGCAACCATTTGTCCGGCGATCGCACCGGCAAAGGGAGTCCAGAAGCTAGATTGCTGGCGAACAATTACCGTTTCCGGTTGGCCGGTTTGCGGGTTGGGTTGGGTTTCGGTTACCGCGTGAATATATTCAATTTTGAAGTCTTCGGTCAAATGCAGGGAAGCTTGACCGGACTCCACCTGAAGGTAACTTTTTTGACCGGCAGAAATTTCTTCGGGAGTTAAACTCGCCATTGGCAAGTCATCGGTGTTATAGACCGAGGGGGATGCATTGAGCAGAAACAGGCTATATTCCCCGTTGGCATCGTTATAGCTGGCCTGCTGGACGGGATAGCGACCGTCAGCCATTCTTGTTGGGGTAACGGAGGTGCTGGGGTTGGATCCGCTGGAGGAAGACGAACCTGTGCTGGTGCTACAGGCGGTGGTGGTCCAACAGAGCATGAATACCATTAAGACTGGGATTAGTTTGCGGAACATGGCGGAGGTACTGCATGAAATTGATTCAAGTCAAGATTCACCGGACCGAGTTGCTCAGTCCGGTTGCTCTTTTCTTGATTGTAAGAGAAGACTATTTTGGATGACAGGTGGGGTTTTACAGAGGGATGAGTTCGGGAAAATACTCAAGGATTTGGTCTTCGGTGAGTTCTTCCCCGATCGCCGCCGGTGAAAAGTGGATTTGAATGCCACGGAGTCGCTCTTGGTAATGCAGGGCGATCGCGGCTTTCAGACCCGCTTGTAACGCTGCCACATTAGAGAGGTCGGTTTCCAGTTCCGGGACTTCTCCCTCTGCCGCTAAGGTGATCATGACGACGACATTGCGAGTCACCGGGAGAGATAAGGTTTCTTCGGCAGAATCTGCTAACCGGACTTCACTGCCATATCGAGCAGCCGAGTCGGTAAATAGCTCGGTCCAATAGTCCCCTGCTTCCCCTTCGTCCCAGACCACATCCCCTTCATTGGCGGCAGACTTCCAATAGTCATCGTACCGCAAGAGACTTTCGGTGATTTCTACCAGGGCCTCCCCGAGGGTTTCCAGGTCTCCATCGCTATCGAGAACGGGTCGGATGCCTTGGTTGAGTACACCCAACAGGGGAGCCACGTCATTCCCGGCGAGATGGAGAAAGATTCGGGAGACGACAAACCGGGAACGGCCCATCATTTTTTTAAAGCGATCGCGCATAAGTCTCGATTGGCAAATAAACTCAGAAAAGTAGGGTGTAAAAACTCGACTCCCTTCCGGTTGTCAGGTTTTTTCTTAAAAATTATATACCCATTCTATTTTACGAAAAAAACGAGCGATTAACTATCGAGATAGTAAAATCCATCAATAAATTCCACTAAATGATTAATGCTGGGTAAAGCAAATTTGGTGGCTTTCATCGTGGTTCCTGTGGCGGTTTTGACCGAACCCGACGGCCCGATGTTGCGTTTTCCAAAACTGCCATCATAATAGACTTGAAGACTTTGGTCGCTGGAATTAGTCAGCAACACTTGGGTGGGGGATTCAAAAAAGTTGTAGGTGTCGCTGGGGGTGAGGGTAACCGGAGGGATTTGAAGGTCATTGACCCCATGAATGGTTTGACTGAGGGCGGTACTCAGTTGTTTAATTTGTTTAATCGCCTCCATGCTGTGACTGTTAATCGCATAGGCTTGCAGCATTTTCATTAAGGTGATGATATTTTTCTGAGTAGAGATGGCATTTTTAAAGGGGATAATGCCAATATAAGCGATGGGAAAAATATCGCGATCGCTATCAATTTTAAAAACCAATTCGGTGCGACGGTAGCCTACATTAATACTGGGAGGATGAGGCATCATTTCCCCTTGACTGGC
It encodes:
- a CDS encoding DUF1517 domain-containing protein; this translates as MRDRFKKMMGRSRFVVSRIFLHLAGNDVAPLLGVLNQGIRPVLDSDGDLETLGEALVEITESLLRYDDYWKSAANEGDVVWDEGEAGDYWTELFTDSAARYGSEVRLADSAEETLSLPVTRNVVVMITLAAEGEVPELETDLSNVAALQAGLKAAIALHYQERLRGIQIHFSPAAIGEELTEDQILEYFPELIPL